Proteins from a single region of Carassius gibelio isolate Cgi1373 ecotype wild population from Czech Republic chromosome A5, carGib1.2-hapl.c, whole genome shotgun sequence:
- the git2a gene encoding ARF GTPase-activating protein GIT2a isoform X1 encodes MVIPTLPETRMSKRLRNSEVCADCSSSDPRWASVNRGVLICDVCCGVHRSLGRHNSQVRHLSNTSWPPTQLQMVQTLYNNGANAIWEHTLLDLSSITSGKRKPNPQDKAHPNKTEFIKSKYQMLAFVHRLPCRDDDSTAATDLSKQLHSSVRTGNLETCLRLLSLGAQPNYFHPEKGNTPLHIAAKAGQVCQVELLCVYGADPGAPDSNGKTPIHYAREAGHQDLADRLVEIQYELTDRLAFYLCGRKPDHKNGQHFIIPQMADSSLELSEFAKAAKRKLQSLSDHLFEELAMDVYDEVDRRETDAVWLATQNHSNLETTVVPFLPVNPEYSSTRNQGRQKLARFNAHEFATLVIDILSDAKRRQQGNSVSSPKDNVDVFFKNMGSRHGSESQEIDQPDYDSVASDEDTETDLRVGKTDRTKSLDSDLSDGPISVQEFLEVKNALSASEAKIQSLMKANSNLSEELRLMQKKLQSLQSENSSLRRQVSAQQSYQAPGGPDHPNPSSPSSSSSSSSSSALKRQLSARASRPMSMYETGSGLKPFLPKGETPYPEETFPTLQPFPTYASKFDKQSSVSDGDYDNTVNESDLNDSGFGRRCRLRSSGWMGDSVSIPELDDHECEPDPSLPSTEDVIRKTEQITKNIQELLRAAQENKHESAPCEQRESVRRLRHSLGCFSTLVPWADKPPSPMQSLGLRAPHPANPNNPASCFIPCAERIYVAVSEMAALFPKRPRSETVKTSLRLLTSSANRLQSECKKASPLESSSVADMQFVTQQVIQCAYDIAKAAKQLVTITTKENNN; translated from the exons ATGGTTCAAACATTATACAACAATGGTGCTAATGCAATATGGGAGCACACTCTGCTGGACCTGTCATCCATCACCAGCGGGAAACGCAAACCCAATCCACAGGATAAAGCCCA CCCTAACAAAACAGAGTTCATAAAATCAAAGTATCAAATGCTGGCTTTCGTCCATCGTTTACCCTGTCGAGATGATGACAGTACAGCAGCCACTGATCTAAGCAAG CAACTTCACTCCAGCGTTAGAACCGGCAATCTTGAGACTTGTTTGCGGTTACTATCGCTCGGGGCTCAACCCAACTACTTCCACCCG GAGAAAGGAAACACTCCACTGCACATAGCAGCTAAAGCAGGGCAAGTGTGCCAGGTTGAGCTTCTCTGTGTTTATGGGGCAGACCCTGGTGCTCCAGACTCCAACGGCAAAACGCCCATCCACTATGCAAG GGAAGCTGGCCATCAAGACCTGGCAGACAGACTGGTGGAAATACAGTATGAGCTCACAGATAGGCTGGCCTTCTATCTCTGTGGGCGGAAGCCTG ATCACAAGAATGGACAGCATTTCATTATACCACAGATGGCGGACAG CAGTCTGGAGTTATCAGAGTTCGCAAAAGCTGCTAAAAGAAAACTGCAGTCT CTCAGCGATCATTTGTTTGAGGAATTGGCAATGGATGTGTATGATGAAGTTGATCGAAGAGAGACTGATGCAG TTTGGCTAGCTACACAGAACCACAGCAACTTGGAGACAACAGTTGTGCCTTTCCTTCCTGTAAACCCAGAGTACTCATCAACACGAAACCAG GGAAGACAAAAACTGGCAAGGTTTAATGCTCATGAATTTGCCACACTTGTGATTGATATTCTGAGTGATGCAAAGCGACGCCAGCAGGGGAATTCAGTCTCAAGTCCTAAAG ATAATGTTGATGTATTCTTCAAAAATATGGGCAGTCGTCATGGAAGTGAAAGCCAAGAAATTGACCAGCCAGACTATGACAGTGTGGCATCCGATGAGGACACGGAAACTGATTTACGAGTGGGCAAAACAGACAGAACTAAG AGTTTGGACTCTGATCTGTCTGATGGACCGATTTCCGTGCAGGAGTTTCTGGAGGTGAAAAATGCACTTTCAGCCTCGGAGGCCAAAATTCAGTCACTGATGAAGGCCAACAGTAATCTGAGTGAGGAGCTGAGATTGATGCAGAAAAAG CTGCAGTCTCTGCAAAGCGAGAACAGTTCTCTCAGGCGGCAGGTCTCCGCTCAACAATCCTATCAGGCCCCCGGCGGCCCTGACCACCCCAATCCCTCCAgtccctcctcctcttcctcctcttcctcctcctctgccCTGAAACGCCAACTGTCTGCACGGGCGAGCCGCCCAATGTCTATGTATGAAACCGGCTCTGGTCTGAAGCCCTTTCTCCCCAAGGGAGAGACCCCTTACCCTGAGGAGACCTTCCCCACCCTCCAACCCTTCCCAACCTAT GCCTCCAAATTTGACAAGCAGAGCAGTGTGTCTGATGGTGACTATGATAACACTGTCAACGAATCTGATCTGAACGACTCCGG CTTTGGCCGAAGATGTCGTTTGCGCAGCAGTGGCTGGATGGGAGACAGCGTTTCTATACCGGAGCTGGATGATCATGAATGCGAGCCTGACCCCAGTCTGCCCAGCACTGAAGACGTCATCCGTAAAACTGAGCAGATCACCAAGAACATCCAGGAACTGCTTAGGGCTGCGCAGGAGAACAAGCATGAGAG TGCACCATGTGAGCAGAGGGAGAGTGTCCGCAGACTTAGACACAGTCTGGGTTGTTTCAGCACTCTGGTGCCTTGGGCAGACAAGCCCCCGTCTCCCATGCAGTCCCTCGGCCTAAGAGCTCCCCACCCAGCCAACCCCAACAACCCTGCCTCCTG CTTTATACCCTGCGCAGAAAGAATATATGTGGCTGTGAGTGAAATGGCTGCCCTGTTCCCCAAG AGACCACGCTCTGAGACGGTGAAGACCTCTTTGCGATTATTAACGTCCAGTGCAAACCGGCTGCAGAGTGAGTGCAAGAAAGCATCTCCCCTGGAGAGCAGCTCCGTGGCCGACATGCAGTTCGTCACCCAGCAGGTCATCCAGTGTGCTTATGACATCGCCAAGGCTGCTAAGCAACTTGTTACCATAACCACCAAAGAGAACAACAACTGA
- the git2a gene encoding ARF GTPase-activating protein GIT2a isoform X3: MVIPTLPETRMSKRLRNSEVCADCSSSDPRWASVNRGVLICDVCCGVHRSLGRHNSQVRHLSNTSWPPTQLQMVQTLYNNGANAIWEHTLLDLSSITSGKRKPNPQDKAHPNKTEFIKSKYQMLAFVHRLPCRDDDSTAATDLSKQLHSSVRTGNLETCLRLLSLGAQPNYFHPEKGNTPLHIAAKAGQVCQVELLCVYGADPGAPDSNGKTPIHYAREAGHQDLADRLVEIQYELTDRLAFYLCGRKPDHKNGQHFIIPQMADSSLELSEFAKAAKRKLQSLSDHLFEELAMDVYDEVDRRETDAVWLATQNHSNLETTVVPFLPVNPEYSSTRNQGRQKLARFNAHEFATLVIDILSDAKRRQQGNSVSSPKDNVDVFFKNMGSRHGSESQEIDQPDYDSVASDEDTETDLRVGKTDRTKSLDSDLSDGPISVQEFLEVKNALSASEAKIQSLMKANSNLSEELRLMQKKLQSLQSENSSLRRQVSAQQSYQAPGGPDHPNPSSPSSSSSSSSSSALKRQLSARASRPMSMYETGSGLKPFLPKGETPYPEETFPTLQPFPTYASKFDKQSSVSDGDYDNTVNESDLNDSGFGRRCRLRSSGWMGDSVSIPELDDHECEPDPSLPSTEDVIRKTEQITKNIQELLRAAQENKHESFIPCAERIYVAVSEMAALFPKRPRSETVKTSLRLLTSSANRLQSECKKASPLESSSVADMQFVTQQVIQCAYDIAKAAKQLVTITTKENNN; this comes from the exons ATGGTTCAAACATTATACAACAATGGTGCTAATGCAATATGGGAGCACACTCTGCTGGACCTGTCATCCATCACCAGCGGGAAACGCAAACCCAATCCACAGGATAAAGCCCA CCCTAACAAAACAGAGTTCATAAAATCAAAGTATCAAATGCTGGCTTTCGTCCATCGTTTACCCTGTCGAGATGATGACAGTACAGCAGCCACTGATCTAAGCAAG CAACTTCACTCCAGCGTTAGAACCGGCAATCTTGAGACTTGTTTGCGGTTACTATCGCTCGGGGCTCAACCCAACTACTTCCACCCG GAGAAAGGAAACACTCCACTGCACATAGCAGCTAAAGCAGGGCAAGTGTGCCAGGTTGAGCTTCTCTGTGTTTATGGGGCAGACCCTGGTGCTCCAGACTCCAACGGCAAAACGCCCATCCACTATGCAAG GGAAGCTGGCCATCAAGACCTGGCAGACAGACTGGTGGAAATACAGTATGAGCTCACAGATAGGCTGGCCTTCTATCTCTGTGGGCGGAAGCCTG ATCACAAGAATGGACAGCATTTCATTATACCACAGATGGCGGACAG CAGTCTGGAGTTATCAGAGTTCGCAAAAGCTGCTAAAAGAAAACTGCAGTCT CTCAGCGATCATTTGTTTGAGGAATTGGCAATGGATGTGTATGATGAAGTTGATCGAAGAGAGACTGATGCAG TTTGGCTAGCTACACAGAACCACAGCAACTTGGAGACAACAGTTGTGCCTTTCCTTCCTGTAAACCCAGAGTACTCATCAACACGAAACCAG GGAAGACAAAAACTGGCAAGGTTTAATGCTCATGAATTTGCCACACTTGTGATTGATATTCTGAGTGATGCAAAGCGACGCCAGCAGGGGAATTCAGTCTCAAGTCCTAAAG ATAATGTTGATGTATTCTTCAAAAATATGGGCAGTCGTCATGGAAGTGAAAGCCAAGAAATTGACCAGCCAGACTATGACAGTGTGGCATCCGATGAGGACACGGAAACTGATTTACGAGTGGGCAAAACAGACAGAACTAAG AGTTTGGACTCTGATCTGTCTGATGGACCGATTTCCGTGCAGGAGTTTCTGGAGGTGAAAAATGCACTTTCAGCCTCGGAGGCCAAAATTCAGTCACTGATGAAGGCCAACAGTAATCTGAGTGAGGAGCTGAGATTGATGCAGAAAAAG CTGCAGTCTCTGCAAAGCGAGAACAGTTCTCTCAGGCGGCAGGTCTCCGCTCAACAATCCTATCAGGCCCCCGGCGGCCCTGACCACCCCAATCCCTCCAgtccctcctcctcttcctcctcttcctcctcctctgccCTGAAACGCCAACTGTCTGCACGGGCGAGCCGCCCAATGTCTATGTATGAAACCGGCTCTGGTCTGAAGCCCTTTCTCCCCAAGGGAGAGACCCCTTACCCTGAGGAGACCTTCCCCACCCTCCAACCCTTCCCAACCTAT GCCTCCAAATTTGACAAGCAGAGCAGTGTGTCTGATGGTGACTATGATAACACTGTCAACGAATCTGATCTGAACGACTCCGG CTTTGGCCGAAGATGTCGTTTGCGCAGCAGTGGCTGGATGGGAGACAGCGTTTCTATACCGGAGCTGGATGATCATGAATGCGAGCCTGACCCCAGTCTGCCCAGCACTGAAGACGTCATCCGTAAAACTGAGCAGATCACCAAGAACATCCAGGAACTGCTTAGGGCTGCGCAGGAGAACAAGCATGAGAG CTTTATACCCTGCGCAGAAAGAATATATGTGGCTGTGAGTGAAATGGCTGCCCTGTTCCCCAAG AGACCACGCTCTGAGACGGTGAAGACCTCTTTGCGATTATTAACGTCCAGTGCAAACCGGCTGCAGAGTGAGTGCAAGAAAGCATCTCCCCTGGAGAGCAGCTCCGTGGCCGACATGCAGTTCGTCACCCAGCAGGTCATCCAGTGTGCTTATGACATCGCCAAGGCTGCTAAGCAACTTGTTACCATAACCACCAAAGAGAACAACAACTGA
- the git2a gene encoding ARF GTPase-activating protein GIT2a isoform X2 — protein MVIPTLPETRMSKRLRNSEVCADCSSSDPRWASVNRGVLICDVCCGVHRSLGRHNSQVRHLSNTSWPPTQLQMVQTLYNNGANAIWEHTLLDLSSITSGKRKPNPQDKAHPNKTEFIKSKYQMLAFVHRLPCRDDDSTAATDLSKQLHSSVRTGNLETCLRLLSLGAQPNYFHPEKGNTPLHIAAKAGQVCQVELLCVYGADPGAPDSNGKTPIHYAREAGHQDLADRLVEIQYELTDRLAFYLCGRKPDHKNGQHFIIPQMADSSLELSEFAKAAKRKLQSLSDHLFEELAMDVYDEVDRRETDAVWLATQNHSNLETTVVPFLPVNPEYSSTRNQGRQKLARFNAHEFATLVIDILSDAKRRQQGNSVSSPKDNVDVFFKNMGSRHGSESQEIDQPDYDSVASDEDTETDLRVGKTDRTKSLDSDLSDGPISVQEFLEVKNALSASEAKIQSLMKANSNLSEELRLMQKKLQSLQSENSSLRRQVSAQQSYQAPGGPDHPNPSSPSSSSSSSSSSALKRQLSARASRPMSMYETGSGLKPFLPKGETPYPEETFPTLQPFPTYIEKGVCVATSSSLPFLPSSSSSSPSCLRDESLQRASKFDKQSSVSDGDYDNTVNESDLNDSGFGRRCRLRSSGWMGDSVSIPELDDHECEPDPSLPSTEDVIRKTEQITKNIQELLRAAQENKHESFIPCAERIYVAVSEMAALFPKRPRSETVKTSLRLLTSSANRLQSECKKASPLESSSVADMQFVTQQVIQCAYDIAKAAKQLVTITTKENNN, from the exons ATGGTTCAAACATTATACAACAATGGTGCTAATGCAATATGGGAGCACACTCTGCTGGACCTGTCATCCATCACCAGCGGGAAACGCAAACCCAATCCACAGGATAAAGCCCA CCCTAACAAAACAGAGTTCATAAAATCAAAGTATCAAATGCTGGCTTTCGTCCATCGTTTACCCTGTCGAGATGATGACAGTACAGCAGCCACTGATCTAAGCAAG CAACTTCACTCCAGCGTTAGAACCGGCAATCTTGAGACTTGTTTGCGGTTACTATCGCTCGGGGCTCAACCCAACTACTTCCACCCG GAGAAAGGAAACACTCCACTGCACATAGCAGCTAAAGCAGGGCAAGTGTGCCAGGTTGAGCTTCTCTGTGTTTATGGGGCAGACCCTGGTGCTCCAGACTCCAACGGCAAAACGCCCATCCACTATGCAAG GGAAGCTGGCCATCAAGACCTGGCAGACAGACTGGTGGAAATACAGTATGAGCTCACAGATAGGCTGGCCTTCTATCTCTGTGGGCGGAAGCCTG ATCACAAGAATGGACAGCATTTCATTATACCACAGATGGCGGACAG CAGTCTGGAGTTATCAGAGTTCGCAAAAGCTGCTAAAAGAAAACTGCAGTCT CTCAGCGATCATTTGTTTGAGGAATTGGCAATGGATGTGTATGATGAAGTTGATCGAAGAGAGACTGATGCAG TTTGGCTAGCTACACAGAACCACAGCAACTTGGAGACAACAGTTGTGCCTTTCCTTCCTGTAAACCCAGAGTACTCATCAACACGAAACCAG GGAAGACAAAAACTGGCAAGGTTTAATGCTCATGAATTTGCCACACTTGTGATTGATATTCTGAGTGATGCAAAGCGACGCCAGCAGGGGAATTCAGTCTCAAGTCCTAAAG ATAATGTTGATGTATTCTTCAAAAATATGGGCAGTCGTCATGGAAGTGAAAGCCAAGAAATTGACCAGCCAGACTATGACAGTGTGGCATCCGATGAGGACACGGAAACTGATTTACGAGTGGGCAAAACAGACAGAACTAAG AGTTTGGACTCTGATCTGTCTGATGGACCGATTTCCGTGCAGGAGTTTCTGGAGGTGAAAAATGCACTTTCAGCCTCGGAGGCCAAAATTCAGTCACTGATGAAGGCCAACAGTAATCTGAGTGAGGAGCTGAGATTGATGCAGAAAAAG CTGCAGTCTCTGCAAAGCGAGAACAGTTCTCTCAGGCGGCAGGTCTCCGCTCAACAATCCTATCAGGCCCCCGGCGGCCCTGACCACCCCAATCCCTCCAgtccctcctcctcttcctcctcttcctcctcctctgccCTGAAACGCCAACTGTCTGCACGGGCGAGCCGCCCAATGTCTATGTATGAAACCGGCTCTGGTCTGAAGCCCTTTCTCCCCAAGGGAGAGACCCCTTACCCTGAGGAGACCTTCCCCACCCTCCAACCCTTCCCAACCTAT ATCgaaaagggtgtgtgtgtggccaCCTCCTCTTCCCTCCCCTtcctcccctcctcctcctcatcctccccgTCCTGTTTGCGGGATGAGAGTTTGCAAAGG GCCTCCAAATTTGACAAGCAGAGCAGTGTGTCTGATGGTGACTATGATAACACTGTCAACGAATCTGATCTGAACGACTCCGG CTTTGGCCGAAGATGTCGTTTGCGCAGCAGTGGCTGGATGGGAGACAGCGTTTCTATACCGGAGCTGGATGATCATGAATGCGAGCCTGACCCCAGTCTGCCCAGCACTGAAGACGTCATCCGTAAAACTGAGCAGATCACCAAGAACATCCAGGAACTGCTTAGGGCTGCGCAGGAGAACAAGCATGAGAG CTTTATACCCTGCGCAGAAAGAATATATGTGGCTGTGAGTGAAATGGCTGCCCTGTTCCCCAAG AGACCACGCTCTGAGACGGTGAAGACCTCTTTGCGATTATTAACGTCCAGTGCAAACCGGCTGCAGAGTGAGTGCAAGAAAGCATCTCCCCTGGAGAGCAGCTCCGTGGCCGACATGCAGTTCGTCACCCAGCAGGTCATCCAGTGTGCTTATGACATCGCCAAGGCTGCTAAGCAACTTGTTACCATAACCACCAAAGAGAACAACAACTGA